In one Drosophila pseudoobscura strain MV-25-SWS-2005 chromosome X, UCI_Dpse_MV25, whole genome shotgun sequence genomic region, the following are encoded:
- the scu gene encoding 3-hydroxyacyl-CoA dehydrogenase type-2 codes for MIKNAVTLVTGGASGLGRATAERLARQGASVVLADLPSSKGNEVAKELGDKVVFVPVDVTSEKDVSAALQIAKDKFGRLDLTVNCAGTATAVKTFNFNKNVAHRLEDFQRVININTVGTFNVIRLSAGLMGANDPNQDGQRGVIVNTASVAAFDGQIGQAAYAASKAAVVGMTLPIARDLSTQGIRICTIAPGLFNTPMLAALPEKVRTFLAKSIPFPQRLGEPSEYAHLVQSIFENPLLNGEVIRIDGALRMMP; via the exons ATGATCAAG AACGCCGTAACTTTGGTGACCGGTGGAGCCTCCGGTCTGGGTCGCGCTACAGCCGAGCGTCTGGCCAGGCAGGGAGCCAGCGTGGTGCTCGCCGATTTGCCGTCCTCGAAAGGCAACGAAGTGGCCAAAGAGCTGGGCGATAAGGTGGTATTTGTGCCCGTCGACGTCACCTCGGAGAAGGATGTGAGTGCTGCCCTGCAGATCGCCAAGGATAAGTTTGGACGTCTGGATCTCACCGTTAACTGTGCCGGCACTGCGACGGCTGTCAAGACCTTCAACTTCAACAAGAATGTGGCCCACAGGCTAGAGGACTTCCAGCGTGTGATCAACATCAACACGGTGGGCACGTTCAATGTGATCCGCCTGTCCGCTGGCCTGATGGGCGCCAACGACCCCAACCAGGATGGCCAACGCGGCGTCATCGTTAACACTGCTTCCGTGGCTGCCTTCGACGGCCAGATCGGGCAGGCTGCCTACGCTGCCTCCAAGGCGGCTGTGGTGGGCATGACCCTTCCCATTGCACGCGACCTTAGCACCCAGGGCATTCGCATCTGCACCATTGCCCCGGGTCTGTTCAACACACCTATGTTGGCGGCTCTGCCCGAGAAGGTTCGCACCTTCCTGGCCAAGAGCATTCCCTTCCCCCAGCGCCTCGGCGAGCCGAGCGAGTATGCCCATCTGGTGCAGTCCATCTTCGAGAATCCCCTGCTCAACGGCGAAGTCATCCGCATCGACGGTGCCCTGCGCATGATGCCCTAG